In a genomic window of Canis lupus dingo isolate Sandy chromosome 35, ASM325472v2, whole genome shotgun sequence:
- the SERPINB6 gene encoding serpin B6 isoform X1 has product MGTAPSHRLTMDTLSEANGTFAISLLKKLGEDGSKNVFFSPMSISSALSMVFMGAKGNTAAQMSQTLSLSKSGGGGDVHQGFQALLNEVNSAEARYLLRTANRLFGEKTCGFLSSFKDSCRTFYQAEMEELDFLSACEQSREHINRWVAGRTEGKIVDLLSPGSVDPGTNLILVNAIYFKGNWDKQFNKEQTTERPFKVSKNEKKPVQMMFKKSTFQMTYIGEIFTKILVLPYVGRELNMIIMLPDENVSLETVETELTYEKFTEWTRPDMLDEEEVEVFLPRFKLEEEYDMKAVLCSLGMTDAFEQSKADFSGMSSRGDLYLSKVVHKSFVEVNEEGTEAAAASAAVMMLRCARIVPRFCADRPFLFFIQHSKSRSVLFCGRFSSP; this is encoded by the exons GCTCACCATGGATACTCTTTCGGAGGCAAATGGCACCTTTGCCATAAGTCTTCTGAAAAAGCTGGGGGAAGACGGCTCGAAAAATGTGTTCTTCTCACCCATGAGCATCTCCTCTGCCCTGTCCATGGTCTTCATGGGCGCAAAGGGAAACACTGCAGCCCAGATGTCCCAG ACACTTTCCTTAAGTAAAAGCGGCGGAGGCGGTGATGTCCACCAGGGCTTCCAGGCGCTTCTCAACGAAGTCAACAGCGCCGAGGCGCGGTACTTGCTGAGAACTGCCAACAGGCTCTTCGGGGAGAAGACCTGCGGTTTCCTCTCG TCTTTCAAGGATTCCTGCCGAACATTCTACCAAGCCGAGATGGAAGAGCTCGACTTCTTGAGTGCCTGCGAGCAGTCCAGGGAACACATCAACCGCTGGGTGGCCGGAAGGACGGAAG GTAAAATTGTGGACCTGCTGTCTCCAGGTTCAGTTGACCCAGGGACTAATCTGATTCTCGTGAATGCCATCTATTTCAAAGGAAACTGGGATAAACAGTTTAACAAAGAGCAGACCACGGAGAGGCCATTTAAAGTCAGCAAg AATGAGAAGAAGCCTGTgcaaatgatgtttaaaaaatctACCTTTCAAATGACCTATATAGGAGAAATATTCACCAAAATTCTGGTGCTTCCCTATGTGGGCAGAGAGCTGAACATGATCATCATGCTTCCAGATGAAAACGTCAGTTTGGAGACG GTGGAGACAGAACTCACTTACGAGAAGTTCACGGAGTGGACGAGGCCGGACATGCTGGACGAGGAAGAGGTGGAGGTCTTCCTGCCGAGGTTTAAGCTGGAGGAGGAGTACGACATGAAGGCCGTCCTCTGCAGCCTGGGCATGACCGACGCCTTCGAGCAGAGCAAGGCCGACTTCTCGGGGATGTCGTCCAGGGGAGACCTGTACCTGTCCAAGGTGGTGCACAAGTCCTTCGTGGAGGTCAACGAGGAGGGGACGGAGGCCGCGGCCGCCAGCGCGGCCGTCATGATGCTGCGCTGCGCGAGGATCGTGCCCCGGTTCTGCGCCGACCGCCCCTTCCTGTTCTTCATCCAGCACAGCAAGAGCCGCAGCGTCCTGTTCTGCGGCCGCTTCTCGTCCCCGTGA
- the SERPINB6 gene encoding serpin B6 isoform X2 has translation MDTLSEANGTFAISLLKKLGEDGSKNVFFSPMSISSALSMVFMGAKGNTAAQMSQTLSLSKSGGGGDVHQGFQALLNEVNSAEARYLLRTANRLFGEKTCGFLSSFKDSCRTFYQAEMEELDFLSACEQSREHINRWVAGRTEGKIVDLLSPGSVDPGTNLILVNAIYFKGNWDKQFNKEQTTERPFKVSKNEKKPVQMMFKKSTFQMTYIGEIFTKILVLPYVGRELNMIIMLPDENVSLETVETELTYEKFTEWTRPDMLDEEEVEVFLPRFKLEEEYDMKAVLCSLGMTDAFEQSKADFSGMSSRGDLYLSKVVHKSFVEVNEEGTEAAAASAAVMMLRCARIVPRFCADRPFLFFIQHSKSRSVLFCGRFSSP, from the exons ATGGATACTCTTTCGGAGGCAAATGGCACCTTTGCCATAAGTCTTCTGAAAAAGCTGGGGGAAGACGGCTCGAAAAATGTGTTCTTCTCACCCATGAGCATCTCCTCTGCCCTGTCCATGGTCTTCATGGGCGCAAAGGGAAACACTGCAGCCCAGATGTCCCAG ACACTTTCCTTAAGTAAAAGCGGCGGAGGCGGTGATGTCCACCAGGGCTTCCAGGCGCTTCTCAACGAAGTCAACAGCGCCGAGGCGCGGTACTTGCTGAGAACTGCCAACAGGCTCTTCGGGGAGAAGACCTGCGGTTTCCTCTCG TCTTTCAAGGATTCCTGCCGAACATTCTACCAAGCCGAGATGGAAGAGCTCGACTTCTTGAGTGCCTGCGAGCAGTCCAGGGAACACATCAACCGCTGGGTGGCCGGAAGGACGGAAG GTAAAATTGTGGACCTGCTGTCTCCAGGTTCAGTTGACCCAGGGACTAATCTGATTCTCGTGAATGCCATCTATTTCAAAGGAAACTGGGATAAACAGTTTAACAAAGAGCAGACCACGGAGAGGCCATTTAAAGTCAGCAAg AATGAGAAGAAGCCTGTgcaaatgatgtttaaaaaatctACCTTTCAAATGACCTATATAGGAGAAATATTCACCAAAATTCTGGTGCTTCCCTATGTGGGCAGAGAGCTGAACATGATCATCATGCTTCCAGATGAAAACGTCAGTTTGGAGACG GTGGAGACAGAACTCACTTACGAGAAGTTCACGGAGTGGACGAGGCCGGACATGCTGGACGAGGAAGAGGTGGAGGTCTTCCTGCCGAGGTTTAAGCTGGAGGAGGAGTACGACATGAAGGCCGTCCTCTGCAGCCTGGGCATGACCGACGCCTTCGAGCAGAGCAAGGCCGACTTCTCGGGGATGTCGTCCAGGGGAGACCTGTACCTGTCCAAGGTGGTGCACAAGTCCTTCGTGGAGGTCAACGAGGAGGGGACGGAGGCCGCGGCCGCCAGCGCGGCCGTCATGATGCTGCGCTGCGCGAGGATCGTGCCCCGGTTCTGCGCCGACCGCCCCTTCCTGTTCTTCATCCAGCACAGCAAGAGCCGCAGCGTCCTGTTCTGCGGCCGCTTCTCGTCCCCGTGA